In the genome of Bacillus sp. S3, one region contains:
- a CDS encoding homoserine dehydrogenase, producing the protein MSVIKVAILGFGTVGEGVYRTIQSHGAKLTSVLGKQVEVAAILIKNKQKQRKISDEVLVTTDFADILNLPQLDVVVEAIVDREPTNSFLKKAIEKGCHIITANKEMFAHHGQELLNLAEEHNVSVGYEATVAGGIPVIQTLRQLLNINRVKQVQGILNGTSNFILTEMREERLSFAEALKGAQVNGFAEADPTNDIEGFDAFYKTMILSRIAFGEEPNWHDVEREGITNITSELIAKAEEQGLRYKHIAQISKSGKHIKATIKPVLVGKEHPFYHVEGVQNAVSIQSDIVGEITLQGPGAGMFPTASAVIEDLVYVCKNNAPSQRTTILTTL; encoded by the coding sequence ATGTCTGTAATAAAAGTGGCAATTCTCGGTTTTGGAACGGTTGGGGAAGGGGTTTATCGGACGATCCAATCTCATGGCGCAAAGCTGACATCTGTTTTAGGCAAACAGGTGGAAGTGGCAGCGATCTTAATTAAAAACAAGCAGAAACAAAGGAAAATTAGTGATGAGGTGCTCGTAACGACAGATTTTGCAGATATTCTAAACCTGCCGCAGCTTGATGTTGTCGTCGAGGCCATCGTTGATAGAGAACCTACCAATTCTTTTTTGAAAAAAGCAATTGAGAAGGGATGTCATATTATTACCGCGAATAAAGAAATGTTTGCACATCACGGACAAGAATTGCTTAACCTGGCAGAGGAACATAATGTTTCGGTTGGGTATGAAGCGACAGTTGCAGGGGGAATACCAGTTATTCAGACGCTGAGACAGTTATTAAATATTAACCGAGTGAAGCAGGTGCAAGGAATTCTAAATGGCACTTCTAATTTCATTTTAACCGAAATGCGCGAGGAGAGACTGTCATTTGCCGAAGCACTAAAAGGAGCTCAGGTAAACGGGTTTGCTGAAGCTGACCCGACAAATGATATTGAGGGCTTTGACGCTTTTTATAAAACAATGATTCTTAGCAGGATTGCCTTTGGAGAGGAACCAAACTGGCATGATGTAGAACGGGAAGGGATTACCAATATTACAAGTGAATTAATTGCAAAAGCGGAAGAACAAGGCTTAAGGTATAAGCATATTGCCCAAATAAGTAAGTCTGGGAAGCATATTAAAGCTACAATCAAGCCAGTCCTTGTTGGAAAAGAGCATCCTTTTTACCATGTGGAAGGGGTTCAGAATGCTGTCAGTATACAATCAGACATTGTTGGTGAAATCACACTTCAAGGACCAGGTGCTGGAATGTTTCCAACTGCAAGTGCTGTTATCGAAGATTTGGTTTACGTATGTAAAAACAATGCACCGTCCCAACGAACCACCATTTTAACAACATTGTAA
- a CDS encoding glycosyltransferase family 2 protein: MLGNSFKWSESIKKESRPKETKQSHQISNSLSSSINKNNQDIEVSIIIPSQNKYPLNLFTLYSLELQTFNPAKMEVILINDASTDQTEEKLKDYSPPYHFKYIHSKKNLGRAKGRNLGIRSARGSILIFLDAEILTEPDFVEKHYKYHQSKHNLILSGGLHSKILYSCVFPDFSKKEVNRITYLTEKNQEIFQRLQGCKDVLQEPYPLLDRGDLVRKTYRDIAYKEYPWFRQITRNFGADLEGFTLPWMAFLTRNVSIRKELIVDAGLFDEEFHHYGYEDWELGYRLYKMGAQYVVSDELTTYHQEHPVVKNKWKETIANFGLFTVKHHEVDVLILGLELSGLTDLLTMNKVLRDYKLFQQLKSEHFQIFQEKFVLILETIILMLQVDISPINILGAAGFGTNDRNELLNDVNNLTDYPHLKKFLQQVINS, translated from the coding sequence ATGTTAGGAAATAGCTTTAAATGGTCAGAAAGTATAAAAAAGGAAAGTAGACCAAAAGAAACGAAGCAAAGTCATCAAATTAGTAACAGCTTGAGTTCCTCAATAAATAAAAACAATCAAGACATTGAAGTCAGTATTATTATTCCATCGCAAAATAAATATCCACTCAATTTATTTACCCTCTATTCACTTGAACTACAAACGTTTAATCCGGCAAAAATGGAAGTAATCCTAATAAATGATGCCTCGACAGACCAAACGGAAGAAAAACTAAAAGACTATTCCCCACCATACCATTTTAAATATATCCACAGTAAAAAAAATCTTGGAAGGGCAAAGGGAAGAAATTTAGGTATTCGTTCTGCCAGGGGGAGCATTCTAATTTTTCTCGATGCAGAAATACTCACAGAACCTGACTTTGTTGAAAAACACTATAAGTATCACCAATCGAAACATAACCTCATTTTATCAGGGGGGTTACATTCCAAAATATTATATTCATGTGTATTCCCAGACTTTTCTAAGAAAGAAGTAAACAGAATCACCTACCTAACAGAAAAAAACCAAGAGATATTTCAGAGACTTCAGGGTTGTAAGGATGTGCTTCAGGAACCGTATCCACTATTAGATAGAGGTGATTTAGTAAGGAAAACATACAGGGATATAGCATATAAGGAATATCCATGGTTTCGGCAAATAACAAGGAATTTTGGTGCGGATTTGGAAGGTTTTACCCTTCCATGGATGGCGTTTCTTACAAGGAATGTATCTATACGGAAAGAATTGATTGTGGATGCAGGTTTATTTGACGAGGAGTTTCACCATTACGGTTACGAGGATTGGGAATTAGGCTACCGTTTATACAAAATGGGAGCGCAATATGTTGTCAGTGATGAGTTGACTACTTACCATCAGGAGCATCCGGTGGTTAAAAACAAGTGGAAAGAGACCATTGCCAACTTTGGCCTATTTACGGTAAAGCATCATGAAGTCGATGTTCTAATTCTTGGACTAGAACTTTCGGGGCTTACAGATTTATTGACCATGAACAAGGTCTTAAGAGATTATAAATTGTTTCAGCAGTTGAAATCTGAGCACTTTCAAATTTTTCAGGAAAAATTCGTCCTTATCCTGGAAACGATTATCCTTATGCTTCAAGTTGATATTTCTCCAATTAATATTTTGGGGGCTGCAGGTTTTGGGACAAATGACCGGAATGAGCTCCTTAATGACGTAAATAATCTGACAGACTATCCTCATTTAAAAAAATTTTTACAACAAGTGATCAATTCTTAA
- a CDS encoding glycosyltransferase → MVSIITCTIREESIDNVFKNYQQQTWKDKELIIILNKDSMDIDRWHKKARDYPNVQVFQLHEKATLGDCLNFGVMNASSDYIAKFDDDDYYGPEYITSSMDAFKNKNVWIVGKSSYYIYFKNKKALIYVSGTRNSITDTVAGATLLFRKEMFYHIRFEKVNRAEDYFFIDQAKKAGFQIYSTNPRHFAVIRQDLEQHTWKISDEDLMGWGDLVSYTDDFQSIVSKSK, encoded by the coding sequence GTGGTTTCCATTATAACGTGTACGATAAGAGAAGAGAGTATCGATAATGTCTTTAAAAATTATCAACAGCAGACCTGGAAGGATAAAGAGTTAATTATTATTTTGAATAAAGATTCGATGGATATTGACCGTTGGCATAAAAAGGCAAGGGATTATCCAAACGTACAAGTATTTCAGCTGCATGAAAAAGCAACCTTAGGCGACTGCTTAAATTTTGGAGTAATGAACGCAAGCTCTGACTATATTGCGAAATTTGATGACGATGATTATTATGGTCCTGAATATATTACCAGTTCAATGGATGCCTTTAAAAATAAAAATGTTTGGATTGTCGGTAAAAGTTCTTACTATATTTATTTTAAAAATAAGAAAGCGTTGATATATGTCAGCGGTACTAGAAATTCCATTACAGACACGGTTGCCGGGGCGACTTTACTGTTCAGAAAAGAGATGTTTTATCATATTCGCTTTGAAAAGGTAAATCGGGCTGAGGATTATTTTTTTATTGATCAAGCGAAAAAAGCAGGCTTCCAGATTTACTCAACAAATCCCCGCCATTTTGCCGTTATTCGTCAAGACTTAGAGCAGCACACTTGGAAGATTTCTGATGAAGATTTGATGGGGTGGGGCGATTTAGTCAGTTATACAGATGATTTTCAGTCGATTGTTTCAAAAAGTAAATAA
- a CDS encoding YfhD family protein, producing MGRSRGHKSRDKNKGSLPQVPKNMKSDGIDVEYSQELADNADLEAQARANAANQRVSNKNK from the coding sequence ATGGGTCGTTCTCGTGGACATAAAAGTCGGGATAAAAATAAAGGGTCACTTCCACAGGTGCCGAAAAACATGAAATCAGATGGAATCGATGTTGAATATTCACAAGAATTAGCGGATAACGCAGATCTTGAAGCACAAGCACGTGCCAATGCTGCTAACCAGCGGGTAAGTAATAAGAACAAATAG
- a CDS encoding YfhE family protein, with translation MAEKKKKDKDRGKYPLTSMQEVSYQREFKMADRAGGFHDRKTKL, from the coding sequence ATGGCAGAAAAGAAAAAGAAGGATAAAGATCGAGGTAAATACCCTTTAACAAGCATGCAGGAAGTATCCTATCAACGGGAATTTAAAATGGCAGATCGTGCCGGCGGTTTTCATGACCGAAAAACGAAGCTTTAA
- the recX gene encoding recombination regulator RecX: MAIITKITTQQKNQDRFNVFMDYGKGEEYAFSIDSDVLIKYQLKKGMELDDFSFLEIQYQDDIRKAYNLAVNYLARRMRSEKEINDYLLKKEMDEPIIKEVIHKLTAQKYINDEEFAIAYVRTQVNTTDKGPSVIKMELKEKGIKESTLLQVLEEFPLNQQIEKATKIAEKFFQKNTKESSKIQKQKLENVLMRKGYSFEVIAIAVNETEVSKEADEEMDAIRFQGEKAHRKLSKFNGYEYRQKMKQALYRKGFSIDLIERFLAEREDS; this comes from the coding sequence ATGGCCATTATTACAAAAATCACCACACAGCAGAAAAATCAAGATCGGTTTAATGTGTTTATGGATTATGGTAAAGGTGAAGAATATGCTTTTAGTATTGACAGCGACGTATTAATTAAATACCAATTAAAAAAAGGGATGGAGCTTGATGATTTCTCTTTCTTGGAAATTCAATACCAGGATGACATTCGTAAAGCGTACAACCTTGCAGTTAATTATTTGGCTAGAAGGATGAGATCTGAAAAAGAAATCAACGATTATCTTCTAAAAAAAGAAATGGATGAGCCCATCATCAAAGAGGTGATCCATAAATTAACCGCTCAGAAATACATAAATGACGAGGAATTTGCTATAGCTTACGTGAGGACACAGGTCAATACAACAGATAAAGGGCCCAGTGTAATCAAGATGGAATTAAAGGAAAAGGGAATTAAGGAGTCAACCCTCCTACAAGTTCTAGAAGAATTTCCTTTAAACCAGCAGATTGAAAAAGCCACTAAAATAGCTGAAAAGTTTTTTCAGAAGAATACAAAGGAATCAAGCAAAATTCAAAAACAAAAGCTGGAAAATGTCCTGATGAGAAAAGGATATTCCTTTGAAGTCATCGCAATTGCAGTTAATGAAACAGAAGTCTCTAAAGAGGCTGATGAGGAAATGGATGCCATTCGATTCCAAGGCGAAAAGGCGCATCGGAAATTGTCAAAGTTCAATGGCTATGAGTATCGACAAAAGATGAAACAAGCTTTATATCGTAAAGGCTTTTCAATAGATTTAATCGAACGATTCTTAGCGGAAAGAGAAGACTCATGA
- a CDS encoding SDR family NAD(P)-dependent oxidoreductase: MKTIVITGAGSGLGKELAFLFSQQGFHLLLTGRTTEKLNTVKMEIESAGGRADILQLDIRNHEDVFGKIKEISHTFDIFGLVNNAGIGHFGAFAEMNVQQMNEMLDTNVYGTILMTKAILPILEQTGEGQIMNIISTAGLRGKVNEAVYVASKFAVRGFTESLQMEYEGSGIKFNAVYMGGMDTPFWDESDHIKDKTRLRSAKEIAKIIMEKLDQDSIIIEFKNS, from the coding sequence ATGAAAACAATCGTTATTACTGGAGCAGGTTCCGGATTAGGAAAAGAACTAGCATTTCTTTTTTCACAACAGGGTTTTCACCTCTTATTAACCGGAAGAACAACGGAGAAGTTAAATACCGTAAAAATGGAAATTGAATCGGCAGGAGGAAGGGCGGATATTCTTCAGCTTGATATCCGAAACCATGAAGATGTCTTCGGTAAAATAAAGGAAATAAGCCATACCTTCGACATTTTCGGTTTGGTCAATAACGCTGGTATTGGTCATTTTGGAGCATTTGCCGAAATGAATGTGCAGCAAATGAACGAAATGCTGGATACAAATGTCTACGGAACCATCTTGATGACAAAGGCCATCCTGCCTATTCTTGAGCAGACTGGCGAAGGACAAATCATGAATATTATCTCCACTGCCGGTTTGCGTGGAAAAGTGAATGAAGCCGTATATGTTGCAAGCAAATTTGCTGTTAGAGGATTCACAGAAAGCCTGCAAATGGAATACGAAGGAAGCGGTATTAAGTTTAATGCGGTATATATGGGCGGTATGGATACCCCTTTTTGGGATGAAAGCGATCATATTAAGGATAAAACCCGTTTACGGTCAGCAAAAGAAATTGCAAAAATCATCATGGAGAAATTGGATCAGGATTCCATTATTATTGAATTTAAAAACTCATGA
- a CDS encoding YfhH family protein, protein MQQEKRYSTMSEHELRQEIAALQEKARKAEQLGMVNEFAVLERKVQMAKAYLINPDSFKPGEIYEIEGDPGHYFKIDYMNGVFAWGYRLKGDGKEEALPISLLKWLK, encoded by the coding sequence ATGCAGCAGGAGAAACGGTATAGTACAATGTCAGAACACGAATTAAGACAAGAAATTGCGGCTCTTCAAGAAAAGGCAAGGAAAGCCGAGCAATTAGGGATGGTAAATGAGTTTGCTGTCCTGGAAAGAAAGGTACAAATGGCAAAAGCGTATCTAATTAATCCTGACTCTTTTAAACCGGGGGAAATTTATGAAATAGAAGGGGATCCCGGCCACTATTTTAAAATTGATTATATGAATGGCGTCTTTGCTTGGGGTTATAGACTAAAGGGCGATGGAAAAGAGGAGGCCCTTCCGATTTCCCTGTTAAAATGGTTAAAATAG
- a CDS encoding small, acid-soluble spore protein K translates to MRNKETGFPNQNNNKLEGEPRAKAEYASKRANGTINTHPQERMRASGERDDESPQY, encoded by the coding sequence ATGAGAAATAAAGAAACTGGTTTTCCAAATCAAAATAATAATAAGCTTGAGGGCGAGCCAAGAGCAAAAGCGGAGTATGCTTCAAAGCGAGCAAATGGAACAATAAATACCCATCCTCAAGAACGGATGCGCGCTTCCGGAGAACGGGATGACGAATCGCCTCAGTATTAA
- a CDS encoding metal-dependent hydrolase, whose translation MDTGTHVVMGIALGGLATLDPTVAASHATATSVLIATIAGSQIPDIDTVLKLRNNAIYIRNHRGVTHSIPAVLLWPLLLTGVIYPFFPEANLLHLWAWTFAAVFIHVFVDIFNAYGTQALRPFSSKWVALGVINTFDPIIFGIHVIGIIIWIMGANPGITFLLMYAVIIGYYIRRYQAKKRVLVGVRALIPDATEIIIAPTMRFHQWRIAAMNNRQFFVGRAVKDTVEILDHFNRIPVPKTPVIEAAKKDKNLSAFLSFSPVYRWEVDEYNDFYEVRFIDLRYRSNGHYPFVAVVQLDSDLNPISSYTGWVFSEKKLRKKLSIIPS comes from the coding sequence TTGGATACTGGAACTCATGTTGTAATGGGAATTGCCCTAGGCGGTCTTGCAACGCTTGATCCAACAGTTGCTGCAAGCCATGCGACTGCAACCAGTGTGTTAATTGCCACGATTGCAGGTTCACAAATACCAGATATTGATACAGTACTAAAACTAAGAAATAATGCGATTTACATTCGTAATCATCGTGGAGTTACCCATTCCATACCAGCTGTACTTTTATGGCCGCTACTCCTTACAGGCGTTATTTACCCTTTTTTCCCGGAAGCCAATTTATTGCATTTATGGGCATGGACGTTTGCCGCAGTATTCATCCATGTATTTGTTGATATCTTTAATGCCTATGGGACTCAGGCGCTTAGACCCTTTTCATCGAAATGGGTAGCACTAGGTGTCATTAATACATTTGATCCGATTATTTTCGGTATTCATGTGATTGGGATTATAATTTGGATTATGGGAGCAAATCCGGGCATTACCTTTCTACTGATGTATGCCGTGATTATTGGCTACTACATCAGGCGCTACCAGGCTAAGAAAAGAGTGCTGGTTGGGGTGAGAGCACTCATTCCAGATGCCACTGAAATCATTATTGCACCAACGATGCGATTTCATCAATGGCGAATTGCGGCCATGAATAACCGGCAATTTTTTGTAGGCAGGGCGGTAAAAGATACAGTGGAAATCCTTGATCACTTTAACCGTATACCAGTTCCAAAAACGCCTGTAATCGAAGCAGCCAAAAAGGATAAGAATCTTTCTGCATTTTTATCATTTTCACCTGTTTACCGCTGGGAAGTCGATGAGTACAATGATTTTTATGAAGTCCGGTTTATAGATTTACGTTATCGCAGTAATGGGCACTACCCGTTTGTGGCCGTTGTTCAATTAGATAGTGATTTAAATCCCATTAGCTCATATACGGGATGGGTGTTTAGTGAGAAGAAACTAAGGAAAAAATTAAGTATTATACCCAGTTAA
- the mutY gene encoding A/G-specific adenine glycosylase translates to MLIEHENSDKININAFQHDLISWFKQEQRDLPWRKDQDPYKVWVSEIMLQQTRVDTVIPYFNRFIEWFPTIDDLAEAEEDKVLKAWEGLGYYSRVRNLQSAVKEVREKYNGEVPNTPKEIAELKGVGPYTAGAILSIAYGIPEPAVDGNVMRVLSRILSIWEDIAKASSRKVFEKAVRELISHEDPSSFNQALMELGALICTPTSPSCLLCPVRDHCQAFFEGVQNELPIKTKKTKTRDVQLAAAIITDPTGKLLIHKRPAAGLLANLWEFPTVELHHPMQNNRDQVNSLFKQVHDLEIQLEQIIGQVDHVFSHLIWNMKIYTGTINTKFPETEEWKFVSLDEMKELAFPVPYQKMFKLYHSI, encoded by the coding sequence ATGTTAATTGAACATGAAAATTCAGATAAAATCAATATAAATGCATTTCAACATGATTTAATTTCCTGGTTTAAACAAGAACAACGGGACTTGCCATGGCGCAAGGATCAAGATCCATATAAGGTATGGGTCTCAGAAATTATGCTGCAGCAAACAAGAGTAGATACGGTCATCCCGTATTTTAATCGCTTTATCGAATGGTTTCCAACAATTGATGATTTGGCAGAAGCCGAAGAAGATAAAGTGCTGAAAGCATGGGAAGGACTTGGATACTACTCTAGGGTGCGAAACCTGCAATCAGCGGTTAAAGAGGTAAGGGAGAAATACAACGGGGAAGTGCCCAATACGCCGAAGGAAATTGCCGAACTGAAAGGGGTAGGTCCCTATACAGCTGGTGCAATATTAAGTATTGCCTACGGAATACCTGAACCTGCTGTTGATGGCAATGTGATGAGAGTTTTATCACGAATTCTGTCCATTTGGGAAGATATTGCTAAAGCTTCGTCCCGAAAAGTTTTCGAAAAGGCAGTTCGTGAATTAATCTCACATGAAGATCCTTCTTCATTTAATCAGGCTTTAATGGAATTAGGTGCTCTCATTTGTACACCTACATCTCCTTCATGCTTATTATGTCCGGTCCGCGACCATTGCCAAGCATTTTTTGAGGGAGTCCAGAATGAGCTGCCAATAAAAACGAAAAAAACGAAAACACGTGATGTGCAACTCGCTGCGGCAATCATAACTGACCCAACCGGAAAATTATTGATTCATAAACGGCCTGCCGCCGGGCTGTTAGCAAATTTATGGGAGTTCCCTACAGTCGAGCTTCATCATCCGATGCAAAATAATCGTGACCAGGTCAATAGTCTTTTTAAACAAGTACATGATTTAGAGATCCAACTTGAGCAAATCATCGGTCAAGTTGACCATGTGTTCTCCCATTTAATTTGGAATATGAAAATTTACACTGGCACAATTAACACCAAATTTCCGGAAACAGAAGAATGGAAGTTCGTTTCCTTAGATGAAATGAAAGAACTAGCCTTCCCTGTTCCCTATCAAAAAATGTTTAAACTGTATCATAGTATATAA
- the fabL gene encoding enoyl-[acyl-carrier-protein] reductase FabL, whose protein sequence is MTQKVALITGSSRGIGKATALRLAEAGYDIVINYARSKKSALEVAEQIEALGRKVLIVKANVGDVAKIKDMFTQIDQEFGRIDIFVNNAASGVQRPVMELEESHWDWTLNINSKALLFCAQEAAKLMERNGGGKIVSISSLGSIRYLENYTVVGVSKAALEALTRYLAVELAPKNIIVNAVSGGAVDTEALKHFPNREELLQEAKEKTPAGRMVEIDDMVNSVMFLLSDQSSMIRGQTIIVDGGISLLV, encoded by the coding sequence ATGACTCAAAAAGTAGCATTAATTACTGGAAGCAGCCGAGGAATTGGCAAGGCAACAGCACTTCGATTAGCCGAAGCAGGATACGATATCGTTATTAACTATGCAAGAAGTAAAAAATCAGCCCTTGAGGTGGCAGAACAAATTGAGGCATTAGGCAGAAAGGTTTTAATCGTTAAGGCCAATGTGGGTGATGTCGCTAAAATTAAGGACATGTTCACGCAAATTGACCAAGAGTTTGGCCGTATAGACATATTTGTCAATAATGCGGCCTCTGGCGTGCAGCGTCCGGTAATGGAACTGGAGGAGTCCCATTGGGATTGGACTTTAAATATAAATAGTAAAGCCCTGTTATTCTGTGCGCAAGAAGCAGCCAAATTAATGGAAAGAAATGGCGGCGGGAAAATTGTCAGCATAAGTTCGCTAGGATCCATCCGTTATTTGGAAAATTACACGGTTGTTGGTGTATCAAAAGCAGCTCTTGAAGCCTTAACACGTTATTTGGCGGTAGAATTAGCCCCTAAGAATATTATTGTCAATGCTGTTTCCGGCGGTGCAGTCGATACCGAGGCATTAAAGCATTTTCCAAACCGGGAAGAGCTGCTCCAAGAAGCAAAGGAAAAAACTCCGGCAGGAAGAATGGTTGAAATTGACGATATGGTAAATAGTGTTATGTTCCTCTTATCAGACCAGTCGAGCATGATTAGAGGACAAACCATTATTGTAGATGGCGGAATTTCATTGCTCGTATAA
- a CDS encoding gamma-type small acid-soluble spore protein translates to MAKFNQQPNKTSAGTNIQEVRQQNAQAGAGAAGQFGTEFASETNAAEVRKQNAQSAKGGSQGQFGTEFGSETNAQEVRKQNQAAEARKNQNAGQFGQD, encoded by the coding sequence ATGGCAAAATTCAATCAACAGCCAAACAAAACTTCTGCTGGAACAAACATCCAGGAAGTTAGACAACAAAATGCTCAAGCTGGTGCAGGTGCTGCAGGGCAATTTGGTACTGAATTTGCAAGTGAAACGAATGCTGCAGAAGTAAGAAAACAAAATGCACAATCTGCAAAAGGCGGTTCACAAGGCCAATTTGGCACTGAATTTGGCAGTGAAACAAATGCACAAGAGGTAAGAAAACAAAACCAAGCTGCAGAAGCTCGTAAAAACCAAAACGCAGGTCAATTTGGTCAAGACTAA
- a CDS encoding YgaB family protein, whose translation MDQFNRLVSEQMATMEKLLYLQTELERCLQIEEELHTLQNATDLESIKNDIQLMKKELKEIQLIFEKQTEEVINSYRETNLSASM comes from the coding sequence ATGGATCAGTTTAACCGATTAGTTTCCGAACAAATGGCAACCATGGAAAAATTACTGTATCTTCAAACGGAGCTTGAACGTTGTCTACAAATCGAAGAAGAGCTGCACACTTTGCAAAATGCCACGGACCTTGAAAGTATTAAAAACGACATTCAACTGATGAAAAAAGAGTTAAAAGAGATTCAATTAATTTTTGAAAAGCAGACAGAAGAGGTTATAAATTCCTATCGGGAAACCAACTTATCAGCCTCAATGTAG
- a CDS encoding DUF402 domain-containing protein: MGVPIEGEPMQIHSYKHNGHIHRVWEETTVLKGSQNLVIGGNDRTLVTESDGRTWITREPAICYFHSQYWFNVIGMIREDGIYYYCNLSSPFIFDGEALKYIDYDLDIKVYPDMTFNLLDEDEYERHRREMKYPDVIDQILKRNVEKLIQWIRQRNGPFAPDFIDIWYERYLTYRR; this comes from the coding sequence ATGGGCGTACCCATCGAAGGTGAACCAATGCAAATACATAGCTATAAGCATAATGGGCACATCCATCGCGTCTGGGAAGAAACAACCGTTTTAAAAGGGTCACAGAATTTGGTGATTGGTGGAAATGACCGTACACTTGTTACAGAATCAGATGGCAGAACATGGATCACGAGGGAGCCGGCTATTTGCTACTTCCATTCTCAATACTGGTTTAATGTCATTGGAATGATACGTGAAGACGGCATTTATTATTACTGTAATCTAAGTTCACCGTTCATTTTTGATGGTGAAGCACTAAAGTATATCGATTATGACCTTGATATCAAGGTATATCCTGATATGACCTTTAATTTACTAGACGAAGATGAATATGAACGCCATCGCCGTGAAATGAAGTATCCAGATGTGATTGATCAAATTTTAAAACGAAATGTGGAAAAATTGATACAATGGATTCGGCAGCGGAATGGCCCGTTTGCACCAGATTTTATTGATATTTGGTATGAACGTTATTTAACGTACAGACGTTAG